The Pseudanabaena galeata CCNP1313 genome segment ATTTTCAGTCATCGCCAGTACCATCTGGTTGTAGAATTTTTCGGCACTTCCGATTTCATGTTTGAGTTGATGACAACTATTTTTAAGCCATTCTTTTTGTTCGGGAATTTGCTTAGGATGTAGAACTTCGGCTAGTATTCCCAAATAACCTGAAGCATGATAAAAATCGAGGATCTGCTCTTCTGTGTGTTCATTTAAGAATTTCCAGTTGGATTCGGCTCCATCAGCAATTCCTACATAGGTTGCATTAGGATATCGATCTTTTGTTTGTCTGATTTCTCGCTCTAATCGTTCTAAAAATCGCTTCCTACCATATTCTGGTGTTGCTCCCAGATAGATCGTGTGCTGACGTTCTCCTTCACTATCATATAATGATATCGTCCCTACCATAGCTTCTCGCCAGCCATCTTCACACATCAGCATACAGGTTCCATCTAACCCTATACCAACCGATTCAATCTTGACATCTATCTCTGGCGGCTCATAATTGTCACTTTCTTCTTTTGCTTGCACAATGCTGCCAACCGCTTCGCTCAATCTCTGAATATAGGATACTGCTACCTCACGCCCATGATTATCACGCAAATCTCGTTGTACTTCTCTTGCTACCCCATTAGCCATTTTCGATGATATTTGTTTGGCGAACTTTGGTGTTGATGTCACAACTATTCGTGCGTTTCTTTCCATGGGGCAATAAGTTTTTCCCCCACCCGCACTTTGATATACATGCCTTGCTACTACTACCTCGCCGTAAGGAGTTTGATATGCTTTCTCTTCCTCTCCCTTTGTTCGCCATGTTTTCTCTCCTAGCTTTATTGCTGAACCATCTGTATCTAAATGTTTCATTGCTTCCTTAGCTGCTATACACCCTGCTTCGTTCAATCCTTCTTGAATATTACCTTCACTATCTAACATCGATTCACTCAATTCAATTGTAAGTTCGATTTTTACTTTTGTGCCTTCTACACTTATTAACTTTGCCGACATTTTCTTTCTTGATCTCCTTCGTTATTCTTTCATTGTTCTACAATCTTCGTATTATGTCAAGGTCGCACCCTACCGATCAACTTCCCAGTGTCGGCGCGGGCAATGTTCTCCAAGATTTAATTGATTCTCAGCAAGTCCCTATGATTACGCTCACTGAGGTATTTCGTCAGGCTCAGGCAAGTCAAATTATTCAGAATGCTCACCGTATCAATACGGGTAAGTTTCCAAACATGGAAAAAGTCTCTAATCAACCTCAATCTGATTGCCTCTGGCTCGAAATGCCCAATGCTGAAGCGGGTCAGCAAGGTATTTGTGACATTATTACGGAGTTGTTACCGAGTCTGGGCTTTGACCCTCAGCAGGATATGCAGGTTCTCTGTCCGATGACCAGAGGTGATGTCGGTACGCGCAATCTCAATGTTGTGCTTCAACAACTTCTCAATCCCCCTGATGCGATGAAGCCCGAAATTAAGTATGGGAATACCATCTTTCGTTTAGGCGATCGCATTATGCAGCAGGTGAATGACTATAACCGTGAGGTTTTTAATGGTGACATTGGCACGATTACGGGTGTCGATTTGGAGGAGCGTGAAGTCACGGTAGTATTTAGCGATCGGCAAGTGGTCTATGATTATGCCGATCTTAATGAGATTGCCCTCGCTAGAGCGACGACGATCCATAAGGCACAGGGCAGTGAGTATCCTGTGGTAATCATGCCTCTATTTATGCAGCATTTTCTGATGCTTTCTCGTAATCTTTTCTACACTGGGTTGACTCGTGCGCGAAAGCTTGCCATTATCGTCGGGGAGTCGAAGGCGATCGGGTTAGCTGTCAGGCAAGTTAGCGATCGGCAGAGATATACTTATCTCGCGAAACGTTTAGCAAAGTTTGCCGCTCCTCAATCTTAAGTTATGACTCTAGGAAGCTTTTCAGACTTGTTGAATCACAAAATTTTGCGCTAACCGTCTTACACTATTGGTAAACCTAGCTAGAACTGATTTTATGTCATCCAATAGTTCGACTATGCTATCTACGCAAGCTACGATCTCGAATGGAGCTTTACGAAGAGTACATCACATTGCTTTGAATGTGCGGGATATGCAAGTCTCTTGTGACTTTTATGGCGGCATTTTGGGACTGCATCAACTCATTGATGAAGAGGTTCCCAGTACTCTAATCGATTTAGTAGCAGCAGGCAAAGTAGCTAATTTTAGAACTCCCGATGGCACAGTTCTCGATTTGTTTTGGGAACCAGAACTTACGCCGCCCGATCTCGATCCGCATCGGCTTTTTCCCATTCCTTCGCCTTGAGATATTCTTCTAACTGCTGATAGCGATCAGCACGTTCTTCATTCTGCTGATAGCGATCGTCACGTTCTTCATTACACTTATGGATTGGCACCTTCGCTATTTTGGGTGGTTACCCATGCGATCGGGCGCGGGACTACCAAATTTGTTAACAATTTGTAGTTGTCTTGGGAGGATGTTGTGCTGGGATCAATATGCATAGTGAATTTTTGGTTCTCTGGTTGTAGCAAGGGCGATCGCTTTTGTAACGTACATTGGCAAGATGCAAAACTGTCTCATGGTAGCTCATACAATTTTGGCTTGTGAGTCAATATTTTGTTGCTGTGCTTGAGATCGATGCTGCCAAGCCTGCTCAAATTGTTGGATATCAAATTCGCTCAAATTGGCAAACTCAATTTCCTGCCCCTTAACCTGCAAGATGATCTGCGATCGCCTCGTAAACTTTCAACGGTCAGAGCATCTCCACTTCGTTGGATACTGTAAGAATTCTTGCCCGTTTCTCCAAAATTATCAGCACCTAGCTCATTAAGAAGTTGATAGCAGAGCGCGGCAACCAGATGAGCATTATCCATGCCTTCATGTTCTGCGGTGATTGAGATCTTATTTTCAAGCACATTCTCAGACTGAATTGGGTTGGGTAATTGTAGCGATCGCAGTCTTTCTAGTTCCAGCGCAAGCTCAGCAAATAAACTATCTGGTAGTCCTTCGGATGCTTGAGGAGATTCTTGACTTGTCGCCTTAGAAATAGCTCTCTGCATCTCCAGAATAATTGGCATATCCCGCACTGGATCGTAACTTACCTGCAAATACTTCTGGAGTCCGCCCCAGCTAAACTCTTTTCCTAATTCATTACCTTGAATGCTGTTATCTCCAAAACTATAGGAAATACCCTTAACCTTCTTATTGCGGGTGTATTTGACATAAGCATCCACTCCTGATTGTCGAAGCTGCTCAATAAACTGGGGCATAGCCATTCCTGCTTTTATTTGCTCCATGATTACCTGCGATATATGAGGCTTCAGGTTATAGATATTAGGTTTTACAATTTCGCTAGCCGAAATTTCCAATTGTTTCAAAATACGCGGCAATGAGTATGCTTT includes the following:
- a CDS encoding ISKra4 family transposase, with the protein product MSAKLISVEGTKVKIELTIELSESMLDSEGNIQEGLNEAGCIAAKEAMKHLDTDGSAIKLGEKTWRTKGEEEKAYQTPYGEVVVARHVYQSAGGGKTYCPMERNARIVVTSTPKFAKQISSKMANGVAREVQRDLRDNHGREVAVSYIQRLSEAVGSIVQAKEESDNYEPPEIDVKIESVGIGLDGTCMLMCEDGWREAMVGTISLYDSEGERQHTIYLGATPEYGRKRFLERLEREIRQTKDRYPNATYVGIADGAESNWKFLNEHTEEQILDFYHASGYLGILAEVLHPKQIPEQKEWLKNSCHQLKHEIGSAEKFYNQMVLAMTENKLTETMREKLQASITYFNNHLWQMDYAQFQQKTYPIGSGVTEAACKTLIKQRLCCSGMRWKDKGASIILSLRALVLTSTRWEQFWDNLNQYGFPAAV
- a CDS encoding relaxase/mobilization nuclease domain-containing protein, which translates into the protein MIGKIIKGRGFRGCLSYVLEKTGAEIIDTNMDGDSPRSLATEFSLSRQLRPMLNQVVCHVSLSLSPDEHLNNASWQQVIAQYLKDMDFSNNQYVAVKHTDTANHEHVHLVTSRVKMDGSVVSDSWDWTRSQKSIRKLEMDFGLASVPSSRTSDRQEETYRHIEKERISGKPTVKKQLANKISAALAYTKSLPDFIEQLNRDQIRVKVERDREGKPRGIAYKYEGVRLSGSSIGKAYSLPRILKQLEISASEIVKPNIYNLKPHISQVIMEQIKAGMAMPQFIEQLRQSGVDAYVKYTRNKKVKGISYSFGDNSIQGNELGKEFSWGGLQKYLQVSYDPVRDMPIILEMQRAISKATSQESPQASEGLPDSLFAELALELERLRSLQLPNPIQSENVLENKISITAEHEGMDNAHLVAALCYQLLNELGADNFGETGKNSYSIQRSGDALTVESLRGDRRSSCRLRGRKLSLPI